One Turneriella parva DSM 21527 genomic region harbors:
- a CDS encoding DUF932 domain-containing protein codes for MKQQLVPAVYAERPIGVSSKYTFIPTVRLIDDLQTLGWYPATIIGNRHSDVAKHLIRFRRLDISGDEVPEIVMVNSHDGLSSFRLMAGVFRLVCGNGLIIAESLFSAISIRHISYSYESVQYAVSEFVEKLPGLMHSVERFKSRELKIAERLVFAKSALLLRFPEKLPDIDLARFLAPRRPSDAGEDLWRTLNITQEKLLNGRFYDRSGNKIRPLRNVDRTVKLNQALFDLANSFAA; via the coding sequence ATGAAACAACAATTAGTGCCGGCGGTTTACGCAGAGCGACCGATAGGTGTCTCGTCGAAATACACGTTTATTCCGACGGTGCGGCTTATCGACGATCTACAAACCCTTGGCTGGTATCCGGCAACGATCATAGGCAATCGACACAGCGATGTGGCAAAACACTTGATTCGCTTTCGACGCCTTGATATTTCAGGGGATGAAGTCCCTGAAATTGTCATGGTCAATAGCCATGACGGGCTTTCGAGCTTTCGTCTGATGGCGGGCGTGTTCAGGCTGGTTTGTGGTAATGGATTGATAATTGCAGAATCGTTATTTTCTGCCATATCAATTCGCCACATCAGCTACAGCTACGAATCGGTGCAATATGCCGTGTCAGAGTTCGTAGAGAAACTACCGGGCCTGATGCATTCTGTCGAGCGGTTTAAGAGTCGTGAGCTAAAAATCGCCGAACGTTTAGTATTCGCCAAGTCTGCTCTGTTGCTACGGTTTCCAGAAAAACTGCCTGATATTGATCTCGCACGCTTTCTGGCACCGCGCCGGCCGAGTGATGCAGGTGAGGATTTATGGCGAACCCTCAACATCACGCAAGAAAAACTGCTGAACGGTCGTTTCTATGACCGGTCTGGCAACAAGATCAGACCCTTGCGAAATGTAGATCGAACCGTGAAATTGAATCAGGCCCTGTTCGATCTGGCCAATTCATTTGCTGCTTGA
- a CDS encoding DUF6573 family protein codes for MKRLESRYGGLALCARACTRQGVSMFSEEDVISRYSQAQAIEDGVLHLVPNEISRVYFKYPVILSDKVFRLIEGAVANEHDLTDYRGVVRNLLFACASEARRARGESGLKAKVTIGAAVVKNIHEVFMVCGPADTPEPTITIMLPEDY; via the coding sequence TTGAAAAGACTCGAATCCCGCTACGGCGGGCTTGCCCTGTGCGCACGAGCATGCACAAGGCAAGGAGTCAGTATGTTTAGTGAAGAAGATGTGATTTCAAGGTACTCTCAGGCGCAGGCAATTGAAGATGGCGTGCTGCATCTGGTACCGAATGAAATTTCACGGGTGTATTTCAAATATCCCGTCATTCTCTCCGACAAGGTTTTTAGGCTGATCGAAGGGGCTGTTGCCAATGAGCATGACCTCACAGATTATCGAGGCGTCGTACGCAACCTGCTATTCGCGTGCGCGTCCGAAGCGCGCAGAGCGCGTGGTGAAAGCGGTCTCAAGGCCAAGGTCACTATTGGCGCAGCGGTGGTGAAGAATATCCATGAGGTATTTATGGTCTGCGGCCCCGCTGATACGCCTGAGCCGACAATAACGATCATGCTTCCAGAAGATTATTGA
- a CDS encoding NADase-type glycan-binding domain-containing protein: MQIIADKGDPKGKNYNLAVSIVSANKKKISKKAEQSMGDFENLVKMDLASSPKVVITETDLTANPAVMKIMENQQLLGTAGKSKITSGDDAFQIAMPDFFVTIVVPETLDTADIKVHKVNYSLLGAFNVDLKPVTERAAAMETTFEKLRPTAIQASSILPPTTNYTYGPEMVTDDYFNSVWAEGSKGDGIGDYLLFKFGGTHTFHKFEIVNGFSALHKVFGDLYFLNNRVKGLRIEFEDGAETVIFNDKVKGYQTVAFNRAHRSSWAKISITSVHKGKRWDDTCIAEAHFFGR; encoded by the coding sequence TTGCAGATTATCGCTGACAAAGGCGACCCCAAAGGAAAGAATTACAACCTCGCTGTAAGCATTGTATCAGCAAATAAGAAAAAGATAAGCAAAAAAGCCGAGCAGAGCATGGGCGACTTTGAAAATTTAGTAAAAATGGATTTGGCGAGCAGCCCCAAAGTTGTTATCACTGAGACAGACCTCACCGCAAACCCCGCAGTGATGAAGATCATGGAGAACCAGCAATTACTCGGCACTGCCGGCAAATCAAAGATTACGAGCGGAGACGATGCGTTTCAAATCGCCATGCCCGATTTCTTCGTCACCATCGTCGTACCAGAAACCTTGGATACGGCAGACATCAAAGTGCATAAGGTTAATTATAGTCTACTCGGGGCATTCAATGTTGACCTAAAGCCAGTAACCGAAAGGGCCGCCGCCATGGAGACGACTTTTGAAAAGCTTCGACCGACTGCTATTCAAGCGAGTTCAATATTGCCGCCGACGACCAACTACACTTACGGCCCTGAAATGGTAACTGACGATTATTTCAATTCAGTTTGGGCCGAGGGCAGCAAGGGAGATGGGATCGGCGATTACCTGCTCTTCAAGTTTGGCGGAACGCACACATTTCACAAATTTGAGATCGTGAATGGCTTTTCTGCCCTACATAAAGTATTCGGTGATCTTTACTTCTTGAATAATCGCGTCAAAGGTTTGCGCATCGAATTTGAAGATGGTGCTGAAACAGTCATATTCAATGATAAAGTCAAGGGGTACCAGACAGTGGCGTTCAACAGAGCGCACCGATCTTCATGGGCCAAGATCAGCATCACTTCTGTGCACAAAGGTAAGCGGTGGGATGACACCTGTATTGCGGAGGCTCATTTTTTCGGACGGTAA
- a CDS encoding DUF262 domain-containing protein, producing MKSRIPIMEWFSSNSNIDKVTISDLAVAIGEHGLVQLPSFQRDAVWNEQQIELLWDSMLRGYPVGSLIFSGTANFSRLNLTTRTLQNTSVTKAGEMRPIDSSTKYLIIDGQQRAIAVRLGHMAWVSGDKARLWIDIGTAAEAGAHRLFHVCNIKSPWGREATNYQISQAQLELAQGGSEEIFDRHNEKLLSLTWPLKAQCPVPVADFLTLYDGQKHNWHDLIPPEWPQERISQIMQLPIDRKALSEWHKRLSHFEIPIHLVREITSVEELGEAFERLNNQGTRMSQAELFFSGLKMHWPAAHDLVWQIYSDPATGRFLEPIDIVHAVVRLAAASDKQVQGDDVPELTLKDFKRLIGPSEATGSFLAKIKAYLAHEPQSEIGRFHAILRHAKAMLQYHPVENPRGLPLPALSLLSPKFWHTVVVWLDHNYEDKALISSDISKRNVLQQAIFDRLFVISTRKHRANTLAFGIAAKAIGIPFPSGLILRKYFATGIMASDFVFQTAATYAASLAKACDAKGDLFTINDIILLFWAQRESLHNWFQDYDPTLYFGSDDLPYDVDHLIAGSKFQHVRHRHPDFDWAFPHNQLHNSTGNLRIWPKHLNRADQDANLEYKGLLGERDEFFPEDDKYQAQIAYLKAKPFMLDTFGAIRAASAFAEEDVDLWREAAAMGDERNWIKKDRIGAVVKAITRRSVYLYEQIYRELEWESWGKFALKQTWFVDLSDSPIIGETDSKLMEIYVRIS from the coding sequence ATGAAGAGCCGTATCCCGATCATGGAATGGTTTTCATCGAATAGCAACATTGATAAGGTCACGATAAGCGATCTGGCGGTAGCCATCGGTGAACATGGCTTGGTGCAACTGCCGTCTTTTCAAAGAGACGCCGTGTGGAATGAGCAGCAGATTGAACTTCTTTGGGACTCGATGCTTCGCGGATACCCCGTAGGCTCGCTGATATTCTCGGGAACGGCGAATTTTAGCCGACTAAACCTAACGACGCGCACGTTGCAGAACACCTCTGTTACGAAGGCCGGGGAAATGCGCCCGATTGATTCAAGCACCAAATACCTCATCATTGATGGGCAACAGAGAGCCATTGCCGTGAGGTTGGGCCATATGGCATGGGTTTCAGGGGACAAGGCGAGACTCTGGATAGATATAGGAACTGCGGCGGAAGCTGGCGCACATAGACTTTTTCATGTCTGCAATATCAAATCACCTTGGGGCCGCGAGGCCACCAACTACCAGATTTCGCAAGCCCAACTTGAATTGGCACAAGGCGGATCGGAAGAAATTTTCGACAGGCACAATGAAAAATTACTTAGCCTGACTTGGCCTTTGAAAGCGCAATGTCCTGTGCCGGTCGCAGACTTCTTGACCCTCTATGATGGGCAAAAACATAACTGGCATGATCTGATTCCGCCTGAATGGCCTCAGGAGCGAATCTCTCAGATTATGCAGTTACCAATTGACCGAAAGGCATTGAGCGAATGGCATAAACGGCTCTCGCATTTTGAAATACCCATCCATCTCGTGCGTGAGATCACCAGCGTCGAAGAACTGGGTGAAGCCTTTGAGCGCCTGAATAATCAAGGGACTCGTATGTCTCAAGCTGAACTATTCTTTTCAGGTCTTAAGATGCATTGGCCGGCGGCCCATGACTTAGTGTGGCAAATATACAGCGACCCTGCTACGGGAAGATTTCTCGAACCAATAGACATTGTGCACGCTGTCGTGCGACTTGCAGCCGCGAGCGACAAGCAGGTTCAAGGAGACGATGTTCCTGAGTTGACATTGAAAGACTTTAAGCGATTGATTGGCCCCAGTGAAGCTACCGGCTCGTTTCTCGCGAAGATTAAAGCATACCTTGCACACGAACCACAATCTGAAATTGGTCGTTTTCATGCTATTCTCAGGCACGCCAAGGCGATGTTACAGTACCATCCGGTTGAGAATCCGAGAGGTTTGCCGTTGCCAGCCCTTAGCCTCTTGTCACCAAAATTCTGGCACACCGTGGTTGTGTGGCTTGACCATAACTACGAAGATAAAGCGTTAATTTCAAGCGACATCAGCAAACGAAATGTGCTGCAACAGGCAATATTTGATCGACTCTTCGTCATTAGTACCCGCAAGCACCGGGCAAATACGCTTGCATTCGGCATAGCCGCAAAAGCCATCGGTATTCCTTTCCCATCGGGGCTTATACTCCGCAAATACTTCGCTACAGGCATCATGGCGTCTGATTTTGTATTTCAAACAGCTGCCACCTACGCCGCAAGTCTTGCCAAGGCTTGTGATGCGAAAGGAGACCTTTTCACGATAAATGACATTATTTTGCTATTTTGGGCTCAGCGTGAATCGTTGCATAATTGGTTTCAGGACTACGATCCGACGCTATACTTTGGCTCAGACGATCTACCGTATGATGTCGATCACCTTATAGCTGGTTCAAAATTCCAGCACGTACGCCATCGACATCCCGATTTTGATTGGGCCTTTCCGCATAATCAATTACATAACAGCACGGGAAATCTGCGCATTTGGCCCAAGCATTTGAACCGCGCCGATCAGGATGCCAATCTTGAATACAAAGGTCTACTGGGAGAAAGGGATGAATTCTTTCCTGAGGACGATAAATATCAGGCACAAATTGCGTATTTGAAGGCGAAACCATTTATGCTGGATACATTTGGCGCGATTAGAGCCGCCAGTGCATTTGCTGAAGAGGACGTTGATCTATGGCGAGAGGCTGCGGCCATGGGCGATGAGCGTAACTGGATAAAGAAAGACCGCATCGGAGCTGTTGTGAAAGCAATTACCAGACGTTCTGTCTACCTCTACGAACAGATCTATCGCGAATTAGAATGGGAAAGTTGGGGGAAGTTCGCTCTGAAGCAAACATGGTTTGTGGATTTGAGTGACTCTCCCATCATTGGAGAAACAGACTCGAAGCTAATGGAGATTTATGTCCGAATCAGTTGA
- a CDS encoding N-6 DNA methylase yields MFEQTFKNIDDILHKDAGCSSELDYVEQTSWILFLKYLDDYEKDKAAAAELKGKEYKSIIEKGYRWEVWAAPKGKDGKLDHHKALSGDDLTEFVNGKLFPYLTKFKTDATSADTFEYKIGEIFSELKNRIQSGYNLREVINRIDELRFRTHAEKYELSHLYEEKIKNMGNAGRNGGEYYTPRPLVKVIVQVVAPKIGDKCYDGAMGSAGFLVETHEYLKKSKKLTTADMETLQKRTLYGKEKKSLAYIIGIMNMILHGIEAPNVIHTNTLAENLADVQEKDRFDIAVANPPFGGKERAEVQQNFPIQTGETAYLFLQHFIKLLKAGGKAGIVIKNTFLSNSDNASVALRKHLLDSCNLHTVLDLPGGTFTGAGVKTVVLFFNKGSATKKIWYYQLNLDRNLGKGNPLNENDLADFVMLQKTKADSANSWSVKIADIDTASYDLSVKNPNKKEEAALREPAAILTEIAELDRESASILSSIRKLI; encoded by the coding sequence ATGTTTGAACAAACCTTCAAGAATATCGACGACATCTTACACAAAGATGCTGGCTGCAGCTCAGAGCTGGATTACGTAGAGCAGACCTCGTGGATTCTGTTTCTGAAGTATCTTGATGATTATGAGAAAGACAAGGCCGCAGCAGCGGAGCTGAAGGGTAAGGAATATAAATCCATCATTGAAAAGGGTTACCGGTGGGAAGTATGGGCCGCGCCTAAGGGAAAAGACGGCAAACTCGATCACCACAAGGCTCTTTCGGGCGATGACCTGACCGAGTTTGTGAACGGTAAACTTTTCCCGTATTTGACGAAGTTTAAGACCGACGCGACGAGTGCTGATACGTTTGAGTATAAGATTGGAGAGATTTTTAGTGAACTGAAAAACCGCATTCAGAGCGGGTACAACCTGCGCGAGGTAATAAATCGCATTGATGAGCTGCGCTTTCGGACGCATGCCGAGAAATATGAGCTGAGTCATCTTTACGAAGAAAAGATTAAGAACATGGGTAATGCGGGCCGCAATGGTGGTGAATATTACACGCCTCGCCCGCTGGTGAAGGTGATCGTGCAGGTAGTGGCGCCGAAGATCGGCGACAAGTGCTATGATGGCGCGATGGGCTCTGCGGGGTTCTTGGTTGAGACGCATGAATATCTGAAGAAGAGCAAGAAGCTGACGACGGCCGATATGGAAACCTTGCAGAAGAGAACTCTGTATGGTAAAGAGAAGAAGTCGCTCGCGTACATCATTGGCATCATGAACATGATTCTGCACGGCATTGAAGCGCCGAATGTGATTCATACGAACACGCTGGCCGAGAACCTCGCCGATGTGCAAGAAAAAGACCGTTTTGACATCGCGGTGGCGAATCCGCCTTTTGGTGGCAAAGAACGCGCTGAAGTGCAGCAGAACTTTCCGATTCAGACGGGCGAAACAGCCTATCTGTTCTTGCAGCATTTTATCAAGCTCTTGAAAGCCGGGGGAAAAGCGGGCATCGTTATCAAGAATACATTTCTCTCGAATTCAGACAATGCCTCTGTGGCTTTGCGCAAGCATCTTCTCGATAGCTGCAATTTGCATACGGTGTTGGATTTACCCGGTGGCACATTCACTGGTGCCGGGGTGAAGACCGTTGTCCTGTTTTTCAATAAAGGCTCTGCGACAAAGAAGATTTGGTATTACCAACTGAATCTCGACCGCAATCTGGGTAAAGGCAACCCGCTCAACGAAAATGATCTCGCTGATTTTGTTATGTTGCAGAAAACGAAGGCTGATTCGGCCAATTCATGGAGTGTGAAGATCGCCGACATCGACACGGCGAGCTATGATCTTTCGGTGAAGAATCCAAACAAGAAAGAAGAAGCGGCGTTGCGCGAGCCTGCGGCAATACTCACGGAAATTGCAGAGCTGGATCGCGAAAGTGCCTCGATTCTCTCATCTATCCGCAAGCTAATCTAA
- a CDS encoding restriction endonuclease subunit S, protein MKTHKIRKSVKSSYPIESALQTVAGWEVKTLGDLFEITSSRRVFEADWKKTGIPFYRAREIVKLAKQGFVDNELFISTEMYNQYSKKYGIPQEGDIMVTGVGTLGICYVVQRDDKFYFKDGNIIWLKNTSGVDSRFVEYAFKSDILRKQIDNSIGATVGTFTIIKAKNTLIPIPPLPEQKRIVAILDEAFTAIAKAKENAEKNLRNAKELFESYLQGVFANPGEGWEEKKLGEVVTFSSGGTPSKSNHEFWQGDVPWVSGKDMKSDRINDSILHISQRAISQTAARVAPIGSLLILVRGMGLANGIPIAELMAPCAFNQDIKAMQVNSGIQPRYLLLALQAQFKNHNQMTDMAAHGTLKIEMENLKEVPIPLAPSHLQTEIVYRIEMLRSMSRRLEVIYQQKLADLEELKKSILQKAFRGELTAR, encoded by the coding sequence ATGAAAACTCACAAAATCCGAAAATCCGTCAAATCCTCATATCCGATCGAATCCGCGCTTCAAACTGTTGCCGGCTGGGAAGTGAAGACTTTGGGAGATCTTTTTGAGATAACTTCAAGCAGAAGAGTTTTTGAAGCAGATTGGAAAAAGACCGGAATCCCATTCTATCGCGCTCGAGAAATTGTGAAACTTGCAAAACAAGGCTTCGTAGACAACGAATTGTTCATCTCCACAGAGATGTACAATCAATACTCGAAAAAATACGGTATTCCGCAAGAAGGTGACATCATGGTCACTGGTGTTGGCACTCTCGGAATTTGCTATGTTGTTCAAAGAGATGATAAATTCTATTTTAAGGATGGCAACATAATCTGGCTGAAGAATACGAGCGGTGTAGATTCCCGGTTTGTCGAGTATGCATTTAAATCAGACATATTGAGAAAACAGATAGATAATTCAATTGGAGCAACGGTAGGCACTTTCACAATCATTAAGGCAAAAAACACTCTAATCCCCATCCCCCCACTCCCTGAACAAAAGCGCATCGTCGCCATTCTCGACGAAGCCTTTACCGCCATCGCCAAGGCGAAAGAGAACGCCGAGAAGAACCTGCGCAATGCGAAGGAGCTGTTTGAGAGCTATTTGCAGGGGGTGTTTGCGAATCCGGGTGAGGGGTGGGAGGAGAAGAAGTTGGGGGAGGTGGTCACTTTTTCAAGCGGAGGCACCCCATCTAAGAGTAATCACGAGTTCTGGCAAGGGGATGTCCCTTGGGTTTCCGGGAAGGATATGAAGTCGGATCGGATAAATGATTCAATCCTCCATATTTCGCAGCGAGCAATTTCTCAGACTGCAGCTCGCGTTGCTCCGATAGGTTCTTTGCTGATACTGGTTCGAGGCATGGGCCTTGCGAACGGCATCCCCATTGCGGAATTAATGGCACCTTGTGCTTTCAATCAAGACATTAAGGCGATGCAGGTTAACAGTGGTATTCAGCCAAGATATTTGCTACTCGCCTTGCAAGCTCAATTCAAGAACCATAATCAAATGACTGATATGGCGGCACATGGTACACTCAAGATCGAAATGGAAAATTTGAAGGAAGTGCCAATTCCCTTAGCTCCAAGCCACCTTCAAACAGAAATAGTCTATCGGATTGAGATGCTTCGATCGATGTCGCGAAGGCTTGAAGTCATCTACCAGCAAAAGCTTGCCGATCTGGAAGAGTTGAAGAAGTCGATTTTGCAGAAGGCGTTTAGAGGGGAGTTGACGGCCCGCTGA
- a CDS encoding DUF6161 domain-containing protein, with amino-acid sequence MERSQVSEAVNQEFARFEWRYQPPFMAQPMEFGHFAELYDFVEKQHQFWTAHPIPITQDVRAFWDTIRSRLDYLADPKATQPRTTEQMSATFHDLQKNDWPNTPADSLLAVKAIACPYPDDVARWHGFLAGALRGINPNRTANMRQPQEVMGFMEGVAFAEPQIVSAFLGNAHEELRKQFEVRSVETQKLQKRFGELAQNLENQNKENKVALEKWRLEKVQNLDAELNNLRNDFRALKDLYTEKLKLEAPAQYWKARATRMRWAGFGWLTFSVIFFVAIGWVLWNNFIAPSTFVDAKELATQVTAVGAGKDSLLAYFSSAKNIRSLVGFSVLASLYFFVLRMLIRLTISSFHLSLDAAEREQLTYVYLALIEKGQNSEQKLIQDADRTIILQSLFSRADTGLLAGDSSPTMPGADVAALLKGGKS; translated from the coding sequence ATGGAGCGCAGTCAGGTCAGCGAGGCCGTCAATCAAGAATTTGCCAGATTTGAATGGCGTTACCAACCGCCGTTTATGGCTCAGCCAATGGAATTTGGGCACTTTGCCGAATTGTATGATTTCGTCGAAAAGCAACATCAGTTCTGGACGGCACACCCGATTCCGATCACTCAAGATGTTCGGGCGTTTTGGGATACAATTCGCAGCCGATTGGATTATCTGGCCGACCCTAAAGCCACACAGCCGAGAACCACAGAGCAAATGTCAGCAACCTTTCACGATTTGCAAAAGAATGACTGGCCGAATACACCAGCTGACTCATTGCTTGCCGTAAAGGCCATTGCCTGCCCTTACCCTGACGACGTTGCTCGATGGCATGGTTTTCTGGCTGGTGCGCTCAGAGGGATTAATCCGAACCGAACAGCTAACATGCGGCAACCGCAAGAAGTCATGGGCTTTATGGAAGGCGTCGCGTTTGCCGAACCGCAAATTGTAAGCGCATTCTTGGGCAACGCGCATGAAGAACTGCGCAAACAGTTTGAGGTACGAAGTGTTGAAACCCAGAAACTGCAAAAACGCTTTGGCGAACTTGCACAGAATCTTGAGAATCAGAATAAAGAAAATAAGGTCGCGTTGGAGAAATGGCGGCTTGAAAAGGTACAAAATCTTGATGCCGAGTTAAACAATTTGCGTAATGATTTTCGTGCGCTAAAAGACCTCTATACTGAAAAATTGAAACTCGAAGCGCCTGCCCAATATTGGAAAGCCCGAGCCACTCGAATGCGGTGGGCGGGATTTGGATGGCTCACGTTCTCTGTAATATTCTTTGTCGCTATCGGTTGGGTCTTGTGGAATAATTTTATTGCTCCGAGTACCTTCGTCGATGCCAAGGAGCTGGCAACTCAGGTCACGGCAGTAGGCGCAGGCAAAGATTCGCTATTGGCCTATTTTTCATCGGCAAAGAATATTAGAAGCCTTGTGGGGTTCTCGGTACTGGCATCATTATACTTCTTTGTTTTGCGAATGCTCATACGATTGACTATCAGCTCTTTCCATTTATCGCTGGATGCGGCTGAACGCGAACAACTGACCTATGTATACTTGGCCCTTATCGAGAAGGGGCAAAACTCTGAGCAGAAGTTGATTCAAGATGCGGATCGCACGATTATTCTGCAATCTCTGTTTAGCCGGGCAGACACGGGCTTGCTCGCGGGCGATTCTTCGCCTACGATGCCGGGGGCTGATGTGGCAGCTCTCTTGAAAGGTGGGAAATCTTAG
- a CDS encoding Fic family protein yields MAYEPFFTITPKLLSLVESVVALRERIQLSTVELAWIPALQRESRDRNVHASTAIEGNTLTLAQVSKLGEGKKLVINDQRGEREVLNYFAGLRHVEKQMRKKTIRHEDIFRLHQVLAQGVMDQGEAGRYRSIAVRVGDYMPPAPQDVSGLMFELLDWWNTRSRELSPILSSAILHYRFESIHPFADGNGRTGRSLALWELFRRGFDTHHIFSVDEYYWSDRPAYYAALNAVRHDGEDLTSWLVYATEGLRQTLEQVWVRVKALQHKSPKKLILRPKQEKLLALLRDHGSMAPAELWSALKVSRQGAMDLLRPLLKAGLVKKEGNKKVGRYRLHRP; encoded by the coding sequence ATGGCTTACGAACCATTCTTCACAATCACCCCAAAGCTGCTTTCTCTCGTAGAATCGGTTGTGGCGCTGCGCGAACGCATTCAGTTATCAACAGTCGAGCTGGCATGGATACCCGCCCTTCAGAGAGAAAGCCGTGACCGCAATGTGCATGCCTCGACGGCAATTGAGGGCAATACCCTGACACTGGCACAGGTCAGTAAGCTCGGTGAAGGCAAGAAATTGGTCATTAACGACCAGCGCGGCGAACGCGAAGTGCTCAACTATTTTGCCGGTCTGCGCCATGTCGAAAAACAGATGCGCAAGAAGACGATTCGCCACGAAGACATTTTCAGGTTGCATCAGGTTTTGGCGCAAGGTGTCATGGATCAGGGCGAAGCGGGCCGCTATCGCTCGATTGCGGTGCGCGTCGGCGACTACATGCCACCGGCCCCGCAAGACGTGTCGGGCCTCATGTTCGAGTTGCTCGATTGGTGGAACACCCGGTCACGCGAGCTTTCGCCAATACTCAGCTCTGCGATCTTGCACTACCGCTTTGAGTCAATACACCCTTTTGCCGATGGCAACGGCCGCACGGGTCGATCCCTTGCCCTTTGGGAACTCTTTCGCCGGGGGTTTGATACACACCACATATTTTCGGTTGATGAATATTATTGGAGTGATCGCCCTGCGTATTACGCAGCTCTCAATGCCGTGAGGCATGATGGCGAAGACCTGACAAGTTGGCTCGTTTACGCCACAGAGGGGCTGCGCCAAACTCTCGAACAGGTTTGGGTGCGCGTCAAGGCGTTACAACACAAATCACCGAAGAAATTGATACTACGGCCCAAACAGGAAAAATTGTTGGCGCTACTTCGCGACCACGGGTCTATGGCGCCGGCCGAATTGTGGTCAGCTCTCAAGGTTTCACGACAGGGAGCAATGGATTTGCTAAGGCCCCTTCTCAAAGCAGGCTTGGTGAAAAAAGAAGGCAACAAGAAGGTAGGCCGTTATCGTTTGCACCGACCATGA